A stretch of Paenibacillus sp. URB8-2 DNA encodes these proteins:
- a CDS encoding ABC transporter permease — MPEIDNEILLRTYPINRIHPKPKGKKVPVLPILKAAVEKSAVMLFILSAWEALPRLGLVDPFLLPPFSDAVVSLLRLFQSGEMFRHIAKSLERSGLGFLAAVAFSIPVGTFMGWNKRIDRIADPLLQVCRNTSTLALYPVFILFFGLGETSKIAIILWGTVWPILLNTISGVREADPLLIKSARSMGISRIGLFTKVVWPMAMPSILTGLRLSASTAILMLVAAEMLGADRGLGFMIFYYQERYAIPEMFGGIIFIAVLGVLINFLLVRLERRMTRWKERIVKG, encoded by the coding sequence ATGCCCGAGATCGACAATGAAATCCTGCTCCGGACGTATCCGATTAACCGGATTCATCCAAAACCCAAAGGCAAAAAAGTGCCTGTCCTCCCCATACTGAAGGCCGCTGTCGAGAAATCCGCCGTTATGCTGTTCATTCTCTCGGCTTGGGAGGCGCTGCCGCGTCTCGGACTTGTCGATCCGTTCCTGCTGCCGCCGTTCAGCGACGCCGTCGTAAGTCTGCTGCGCCTGTTTCAGTCGGGCGAGATGTTCCGGCATATCGCCAAAAGCCTGGAACGTTCGGGGCTGGGATTCCTGGCAGCAGTGGCCTTCTCTATCCCCGTCGGCACCTTCATGGGCTGGAACAAACGGATCGATCGCATCGCCGATCCGCTGCTGCAGGTATGCCGTAACACTTCGACGCTTGCCCTGTATCCGGTATTCATTCTGTTTTTCGGATTGGGCGAGACATCGAAGATTGCCATCATTCTGTGGGGAACCGTATGGCCGATTCTGCTGAACACCATATCGGGGGTGAGGGAGGCGGACCCGCTGCTGATTAAATCGGCGAGATCCATGGGCATCTCCAGAATCGGGCTGTTTACCAAGGTTGTCTGGCCGATGGCGATGCCTTCCATTCTGACCGGACTCCGCCTCAGCGCCTCGACCGCGATTCTGATGCTGGTGGCCGCAGAAATGTTAGGCGCCGACCGGGGACTCGGGTTCATGATTTTCTATTATCAGGAAAGATACGCCATCCCCGAAATGTTCGGGGGCATTATCTTTATTGCTGTCCTGGGCGTCTTGATCAACTTTCTATTAGTCCGTTTGGAACGCCGGATGACCCGCTGGAAGGAGCGCATCGTCAAAGGCTAG
- a CDS encoding ABC transporter permease yields the protein MRKKAWVRLRSAPERWAAIIAVCVAWEAVSRSGLVKDFILPPFTRVIYKLVQLLVTGQMWPDIGASMQRAASGFAISVLIAIPLGFLMAWSTRIERVLDPVMQFMRNTPTLALYPFFILVFGLGELSKVAIIFWGAVWPVLMNTVEGVNRTDTLLVKSGRSMGASPLTLFFRIILPSALPSIFTGIRLSASRSIIILVAAEMLGADKGLGFLIFSSEQNYKVEQMYAGIIVLILLGMLVNFLLVRWEKHITRWKQDITGS from the coding sequence ATGAGGAAAAAAGCCTGGGTAAGGTTGAGGTCCGCTCCCGAAAGATGGGCGGCGATCATCGCGGTATGCGTAGCCTGGGAGGCCGTTTCGCGGAGTGGTCTGGTCAAAGATTTCATCCTGCCTCCATTTACCAGGGTCATATATAAGTTGGTTCAACTGCTCGTCACCGGTCAGATGTGGCCCGACATCGGAGCCAGTATGCAACGGGCCGCCTCCGGCTTCGCAATCTCGGTTCTGATCGCCATCCCGTTAGGATTCCTGATGGCCTGGTCGACAAGAATCGAGCGGGTGCTGGACCCTGTCATGCAGTTCATGCGCAATACGCCAACCTTGGCGCTATATCCCTTTTTTATTCTGGTTTTCGGGCTGGGCGAGCTGTCGAAGGTGGCGATTATTTTCTGGGGTGCAGTATGGCCTGTTCTTATGAATACGGTGGAGGGGGTCAACCGGACAGACACTCTGTTGGTCAAATCCGGCCGGTCCATGGGCGCTTCGCCGCTGACGTTGTTCTTCCGGATCATCCTGCCGTCGGCCCTGCCTTCAATTTTTACCGGTATCCGTCTCAGTGCTTCGCGCTCGATTATCATACTGGTCGCGGCCGAAATGCTCGGGGCTGACAAGGGACTCGGATTCCTGATCTTCTCCTCCGAACAGAACTACAAGGTGGAACAGATGTATGCCGGCATAATTGTCCTGATCCTTCTGGGCATGCTGGTCAACTTTCTGCTGGTCCGTTGGGAGAAACATATAACGCGCTGGAAACAAGACATCACCGGGTCGTGA
- the nifH gene encoding nitrogenase iron protein: MAKKIKQIAIYGKGGIGKSTTTSNISAALSVAGYKVMQFGCDPKSDSTNTLRGGEYIPTVLDTLRDKQIVRAHDVIFEGFNGIYCVEAGGPAPGVGCAGRGIITSVSLLKQQKVFEELDLDYVIYDVLGDVVCGGFAVPVREGIAEHVFTVTSADFMAIYAANNLFKGIHKYSTEGGALLGGVIANSINAPYAKDIVDDFVARTHTQVMEYVPRSVSVTQAELQGKTTIEADPDSNQAKVYKSLAQKIINHTESKVPAPMETSELRQWAAEWGKQLVALESGLIAPAAAGNL; the protein is encoded by the coding sequence ATGGCTAAAAAAATAAAACAAATTGCAATCTACGGCAAGGGGGGAATAGGGAAGTCAACAACAACCTCTAACATTAGCGCGGCTCTGTCCGTGGCGGGCTACAAGGTGATGCAGTTCGGCTGCGATCCGAAGAGCGATTCGACCAATACGCTGCGCGGCGGCGAGTATATTCCCACTGTGCTGGATACGTTGAGGGATAAACAGATTGTAAGAGCGCATGATGTTATATTTGAAGGCTTTAACGGCATTTATTGTGTCGAAGCGGGAGGACCGGCTCCCGGAGTCGGCTGCGCTGGACGGGGAATTATTACATCCGTATCTTTGCTGAAGCAGCAGAAGGTATTTGAAGAATTAGATCTGGATTATGTCATTTACGACGTTCTCGGCGATGTAGTTTGCGGTGGGTTCGCCGTTCCTGTTCGGGAAGGCATTGCAGAACATGTATTTACAGTTACCTCTGCCGATTTCATGGCAATTTATGCGGCCAACAACCTGTTTAAAGGTATTCATAAATATTCTACCGAAGGCGGCGCACTTTTGGGCGGGGTCATAGCCAATTCCATTAACGCTCCTTATGCCAAAGACATCGTGGATGATTTCGTTGCCCGCACCCATACCCAGGTGATGGAATATGTTCCGCGCTCGGTTTCGGTGACCCAAGCTGAACTGCAGGGCAAGACAACCATCGAAGCGGATCCCGATTCCAATCAGGCAAAGGTGTATAAATCACTCGCCCAAAAAATTATTAACCATACCGAGTCCAAGGTGCCGGCCCCTATGGAGACCAGCGAGTTAAGACAGTGGGCGGCCGAGTGGGGGAAACAACTGGTGGCGCTGGAATCCGGCCTGATCGCCCCGGCCGCAGCAGGCAATCTATAA
- a CDS encoding ABC transporter substrate-binding protein, with product MGNKRMRIKPARPIMLRALLLLAAASTLLAGCGKDAGTAEAGSSVKGPDIIRLPTPTNLTGISIYYVAEELGYVKEAGLQFDYVGAVESGQLVASVVAGKIDVGGAHINRTIAGISAGAKIKAVVAQTETTEEIPHMSFVTTKDSPIKSAADIVGKKVGIPAFGGCNEYTPYAYLLKNGIADPKGKFEIVTAPEIKLEQALLQGEVDLIGLHENPSTIIKRGNLKVVFTDYDIWKSIGGATPLYFSNKFIKEKPDVVRRFVDVISKTNDFVNANPEKAIEITAKRGDMDPAKIRANHYAAHGEINPESVEVWIDLLSQFNEIKKDVKPEDIFTNEFNDTLK from the coding sequence ATGGGAAACAAGAGAATGAGGATCAAACCGGCGCGGCCGATCATGCTGAGGGCGCTGCTCCTGCTGGCTGCGGCATCCACACTGCTCGCAGGCTGCGGCAAAGACGCGGGTACCGCGGAAGCGGGAAGCTCGGTAAAAGGACCGGATATTATCCGGCTGCCGACCCCGACCAATTTGACCGGCATCTCCATTTATTATGTGGCCGAAGAGCTCGGCTACGTGAAGGAAGCCGGACTTCAGTTCGATTATGTCGGCGCCGTTGAGTCCGGACAGCTCGTGGCGTCAGTCGTTGCGGGCAAGATCGATGTGGGCGGCGCGCACATCAACCGCACCATCGCCGGCATCAGCGCGGGAGCCAAAATCAAGGCGGTTGTGGCTCAAACCGAGACGACCGAAGAAATCCCGCATATGAGCTTCGTAACGACCAAAGACAGCCCGATCAAGTCTGCGGCGGACATCGTCGGCAAGAAAGTGGGTATTCCCGCCTTTGGAGGCTGCAACGAGTATACGCCTTACGCTTATCTCCTAAAGAACGGAATTGCCGATCCCAAAGGCAAATTTGAAATTGTCACCGCCCCCGAAATCAAGCTGGAACAGGCGCTGCTGCAGGGCGAGGTCGACCTGATCGGTCTGCATGAGAATCCGTCCACCATTATCAAGCGCGGCAATCTAAAAGTCGTTTTCACGGATTATGATATCTGGAAGAGCATCGGCGGCGCCACCCCCCTCTATTTCTCCAATAAATTCATCAAGGAAAAGCCCGATGTGGTCAGACGCTTCGTCGATGTGATCAGCAAGACCAATGATTTTGTCAATGCGAATCCGGAGAAAGCGATTGAGATTACAGCGAAGAGAGGCGATATGGATCCGGCCAAAATCAGGGCAAACCATTACGCAGCCCATGGCGAAATCAACCCGGAATCCGTGGAGGTCTGGATCGATCTTCTGAGCCAATTCAACGAAATCAAGAAGGATGTCAAGCCCGAGGACATTTTCACCAACGAATTCAACGATACGTTGAAATGA
- a CDS encoding ABC transporter ATP-binding protein, whose translation MSETEAKIKVSGVTRKYSIRRNTEEEKKEFTALQDVDLNVRPGEFLTIVGPSGCGKSTLLDLLAGLAVPTEGELFIDGKKITGPALDRGIVMQGYALFPWRTVRRNVEFGLEIKKVPKKDRKAISDRYLELVGLSGYGDRYPYELSGGMKQRVAIARALAYDPEVLLMDEPFAAVDAQTRETLQDELLQIWERTGKTIVFVTHSIDEAVALADRVVVMSPNPGRVREIVPVSLPRPRRVGDVQSTADFSWIRHRVWELLQGETATVKPAPQQAPVQAPLELAEQLSSSAAL comes from the coding sequence ATGTCTGAAACTGAAGCGAAAATTAAAGTAAGCGGGGTAACCCGCAAGTATTCGATCCGGCGGAATACGGAAGAGGAGAAGAAAGAATTTACCGCTTTGCAGGATGTGGATCTGAATGTAAGACCCGGTGAGTTCCTGACCATAGTAGGACCGAGCGGCTGCGGGAAATCGACATTGCTGGATCTTTTGGCCGGGCTTGCCGTGCCAACAGAAGGCGAGTTGTTCATTGATGGTAAGAAAATCACGGGTCCTGCGCTGGATAGAGGGATCGTCATGCAAGGATATGCTTTGTTTCCCTGGCGAACGGTTCGCCGCAATGTGGAATTTGGTCTGGAAATCAAAAAGGTTCCTAAAAAAGATCGAAAAGCCATCAGCGACCGGTATCTGGAGCTTGTCGGATTAAGCGGCTACGGCGACCGTTATCCTTATGAACTGTCAGGCGGGATGAAGCAGCGGGTGGCCATTGCCCGGGCATTAGCGTATGACCCTGAGGTTCTGCTCATGGACGAACCGTTTGCGGCGGTGGATGCCCAGACCCGGGAGACTCTTCAGGATGAGCTGCTGCAAATCTGGGAGCGGACCGGAAAGACGATTGTGTTTGTTACCCACAGCATTGATGAAGCCGTCGCTCTTGCCGATCGGGTCGTTGTCATGTCGCCCAATCCGGGCAGAGTCCGCGAAATTGTTCCTGTTTCCCTGCCCCGTCCCAGACGTGTAGGGGATGTGCAATCCACGGCCGACTTCAGTTGGATCCGTCACAGGGTATGGGAACTTTTGCAAGGCGAGACAGCCACGGTCAAACCGGCACCCCAGCAGGCTCCGGTTCAAGCGCCGCTTGAGCTGGCCGAGCAGCTATCCTCATCGGCAGCGTTATAA
- the cysK gene encoding cysteine synthase A codes for MARAHVVNSITDLIGNTPVVRLQRMARKNVAEVLVKLESFNPSGSVKDRAAYNMILRAEQTGKLRPGSTIIEPTSGNTGIGIAMNAAARGYSAIIVMTDNMTNERVSILKAYGAKVVLTPVAEGMKGAIARAIRLNEEIPGSLMLHQFENSANPDSHRTTTALEIAEQTEGRLDAFVACAGTGGTITGVGETLRRLIPGISIYVVEPKGSPVLSGGKAGPNKLVGTGPGFIPTVLNTSVYDEIVQVSDDDALVAMRDLARREGLLVGPSSGAAVWAGLQVADRLGPGKRVLCMAPDTGERYLSMDVF; via the coding sequence ATGGCAAGAGCGCATGTTGTGAACAGCATTACGGATCTGATCGGGAATACACCGGTGGTGAGATTGCAGCGAATGGCCAGAAAAAATGTTGCGGAGGTTCTCGTTAAACTGGAATCTTTCAATCCTTCCGGAAGTGTTAAGGATCGGGCGGCTTACAACATGATTCTGAGAGCGGAACAAACGGGAAAACTTCGGCCGGGGAGCACGATTATCGAACCGACAAGCGGCAATACGGGAATTGGAATCGCAATGAACGCCGCTGCCAGGGGATACTCGGCGATTATTGTCATGACGGACAATATGACGAACGAACGAGTCAGTATATTGAAAGCCTACGGTGCGAAGGTGGTGCTTACGCCGGTTGCCGAAGGTATGAAGGGGGCCATTGCCCGGGCCATCAGGCTGAATGAAGAAATTCCCGGAAGTCTCATGCTTCATCAATTCGAGAACAGCGCTAACCCCGACAGCCACCGGACGACAACGGCGCTGGAAATCGCGGAGCAGACAGAAGGCAGGCTAGACGCCTTCGTAGCGTGCGCCGGTACCGGGGGAACGATTACAGGAGTCGGAGAAACGCTGAGACGTTTGATTCCCGGAATTTCTATTTACGTAGTCGAGCCAAAGGGCTCTCCTGTACTCTCTGGCGGGAAGGCAGGGCCTAACAAGCTTGTCGGAACTGGTCCAGGCTTTATTCCTACCGTGCTGAATACCAGTGTATACGACGAGATTGTTCAGGTATCGGATGATGACGCGCTCGTGGCCATGAGGGATCTTGCCCGCAGGGAAGGTCTGCTTGTAGGCCCTTCATCCGGTGCGGCGGTGTGGGCCGGATTGCAGGTTGCGGACAGGCTCGGCCCCGGCAAGAGGGTGTTGTGCATGGCGCCCGACACAGGCGAGCGGTATTTGAGCATGGATGTTTTTTGA